The Desulfoscipio gibsoniae DSM 7213 genome contains a region encoding:
- a CDS encoding helix-turn-helix domain-containing protein, which produces MYEKQQHQTTNDIEFHCNLEFNEDPPKDIEDLIKVILSFLKTKADVTVFVLLTENKIGRAYMVKKNFEPEQFKTIAIPSEKNSQLYNILSQNNGKTNSIKAELMLDLFSESGHYPVVLLHMLLAVEHIAAVALAGHKASLVWNFTDQSILDMLGKNFELSKTQKEKRLLSHALESLSDVNKIILENGSFESALASVFNGVNNILGAEGAGFLFYDEETKSLTLQKPAFGSYDDQLINLYKVTIEDGGNAVKVFQSQEPYLSNNVPEDPRIIQSLARLFNVRNIVSTPVKVSNKCIGVFHVINKPGGFSSGDLGIIKMFVSQLAIALENAYLYDREKKMAKRLQRFIELNERLLRLVLKSAGIQAITNTIALYLTAGVIFCDNRLVKRAWSPQDTNELKDFDPSQLLDMKGRTFKPGSGGWVPFKLRYKEDLSREVVAASIDVDGNLLGYLFVIMEPAKYNEDYLSVIQRTIPVYALELLKEQVAREVMQNIEGDFVSALLDGKYVEEQIFRQASGLGYDISIPRVVVVAELDSNVCQGQNILVSFWRPSLYEINLYLKHHYPQSFAVALKEQLIILLSYSPSQKSREQNSLLNTAQIIWKELERITGRKVYIGIGRVAQGIKDLEGSYKDALFSIKYIRQTKQKNQVVAFRDLGLYQALVDENAAGHLYNLMQELLGPLLESDKNKGTTYLKTLDEYFTAGCCIKTAAEILFCHVNTVRYRLGRAKKLSRMNVDDIERRFDMQMSLQIAKFYYPNLFEHSSRNE; this is translated from the coding sequence ATGTATGAAAAACAACAACACCAGACAACAAATGATATAGAATTTCACTGTAACTTAGAATTTAATGAAGATCCACCCAAAGACATAGAAGACCTTATCAAGGTTATACTTTCTTTTTTAAAAACAAAAGCCGATGTAACTGTCTTTGTACTGTTGACGGAAAATAAAATTGGCCGGGCGTATATGGTCAAAAAGAATTTTGAACCAGAGCAGTTCAAAACTATAGCCATTCCCTCGGAAAAAAACTCACAGTTATATAACATCCTCAGTCAAAATAACGGTAAAACAAATTCTATAAAGGCCGAACTTATGCTGGATCTCTTTAGTGAAAGCGGCCATTATCCGGTAGTATTGTTGCACATGTTGCTAGCTGTAGAGCATATAGCGGCGGTAGCCCTAGCCGGTCATAAGGCAAGTCTTGTGTGGAATTTTACCGACCAAAGCATACTGGACATGCTAGGCAAGAACTTTGAGTTAAGCAAGACACAAAAGGAAAAAAGACTACTGTCCCACGCTCTGGAAAGCCTTTCTGATGTAAACAAGATTATCCTGGAAAACGGAAGTTTTGAATCAGCTCTGGCCAGTGTTTTTAATGGCGTAAACAACATTTTGGGGGCAGAGGGGGCCGGTTTTCTTTTTTATGACGAGGAAACAAAAAGTCTTACCCTGCAAAAGCCTGCTTTCGGGTCATATGATGACCAATTGATTAACCTTTATAAGGTTACGATCGAGGACGGAGGAAACGCAGTAAAGGTTTTTCAGAGTCAAGAACCTTATCTATCAAACAATGTGCCTGAGGACCCTCGCATAATTCAAAGTTTGGCAAGACTTTTTAATGTGCGAAACATTGTCAGCACGCCAGTTAAGGTAAGTAATAAGTGTATTGGGGTGTTTCACGTAATAAATAAGCCAGGTGGGTTTTCCAGTGGGGATCTAGGGATCATCAAGATGTTTGTTTCCCAACTGGCCATAGCACTTGAAAACGCATATCTCTATGATCGGGAAAAGAAAATGGCCAAGAGACTTCAGCGATTTATTGAATTAAACGAACGGCTTCTGCGTCTGGTTTTGAAAAGTGCTGGTATCCAGGCTATAACTAATACAATAGCCCTCTATTTAACTGCCGGGGTTATATTCTGCGACAACAGGCTAGTAAAAAGAGCCTGGTCGCCGCAGGATACCAATGAACTGAAAGACTTTGACCCTTCACAGTTACTAGATATGAAAGGAAGGACTTTTAAGCCTGGCAGCGGCGGATGGGTTCCTTTTAAACTACGGTATAAGGAGGACTTGTCCAGAGAAGTGGTCGCAGCCTCGATTGACGTTGACGGGAACCTACTAGGATATCTTTTTGTGATAATGGAGCCTGCCAAATATAACGAGGACTATCTTTCGGTCATCCAGCGGACAATACCGGTCTATGCTTTGGAACTGCTCAAGGAGCAAGTTGCCCGGGAGGTTATGCAAAATATCGAGGGTGACTTTGTAAGTGCCCTTTTAGATGGCAAGTATGTCGAAGAACAGATTTTCCGTCAGGCCTCAGGGCTGGGCTACGACATATCCATACCCCGCGTAGTAGTGGTTGCGGAATTAGACTCCAATGTTTGTCAGGGACAAAATATCCTAGTATCATTTTGGAGGCCTTCTCTTTATGAAATAAACCTTTACCTGAAGCATCACTACCCCCAAAGCTTTGCTGTGGCATTAAAGGAGCAATTGATTATTCTGCTGTCGTACAGCCCCTCACAGAAGTCAAGGGAACAGAATAGCCTGCTGAACACCGCGCAAATAATATGGAAGGAGCTTGAAAGAATAACTGGTAGGAAAGTGTACATAGGCATCGGACGTGTCGCTCAGGGAATAAAAGACCTAGAAGGTTCCTACAAAGATGCATTATTCAGTATTAAGTACATAAGGCAGACAAAACAGAAGAACCAGGTAGTTGCTTTCAGGGATCTGGGATTGTATCAAGCGCTAGTAGATGAAAACGCAGCCGGACATCTTTATAATCTTATGCAAGAGCTGTTAGGGCCGCTGTTGGAGTCAGACAAAAACAAGGGCACTACCTATCTGAAAACTCTAGACGAATACTTTACAGCAGGCTGTTGCATCAAGACAGCCGCGGAAATACTTTTTTGCCACGTCAACACCGTCCGCTACCGTTTGGGCCGCGCTAAAAAACTTTCCCGGATGAATGTAGACGATATTGAGCGTAGGTTTGACATGCAAATGTCATTACAAATAGCTAAGTTTTACTATCCTAATCTATTTGAGCATTCAAGTAGAAATGAATAA
- a CDS encoding Rpn family recombination-promoting nuclease/putative transposase, with protein MRLGGTEIIFYILLELQSTVDHTMPFRLLQYMVEIWRDIYKNTPKKEWRRKNFKLPPIVPAVLYNGKKGWTAHQSFREYQSGHEQFPGRLLDFSYILFDVVRYSEEDLHRAANVVSSVFYLDQTVDPRELVSRLRNLADVLKEMDQEQFRQITVWLRNVIKRKLPGSLQKEIERILDKTEPREVEKMITNIERTLDEMQRAAEARGMEKGQTKGKLEGKVETARAALREGLNVDIICKITGLSLETIMELKKDLEN; from the coding sequence ATGCGGCTGGGCGGAACCGAAATAATCTTCTACATACTCTTAGAACTACAGTCAACCGTAGACCACACAATGCCCTTCCGCTTGCTGCAATACATGGTTGAGATATGGCGGGACATCTACAAAAATACCCCGAAAAAGGAATGGAGACGCAAGAATTTCAAACTACCGCCTATTGTGCCCGCCGTTCTCTATAACGGCAAGAAAGGCTGGACGGCCCACCAAAGCTTCAGAGAGTACCAGTCGGGACACGAACAATTCCCCGGACGTTTACTTGACTTTTCCTACATCCTATTTGATGTAGTTCGCTATAGCGAGGAAGACCTGCACCGGGCAGCCAACGTGGTGTCCAGCGTATTCTACCTGGATCAGACTGTGGACCCCCGTGAATTAGTGTCTCGTCTCAGGAATTTGGCCGACGTATTGAAAGAAATGGACCAGGAACAATTCCGGCAAATAACAGTGTGGCTGAGGAACGTAATAAAGCGCAAATTGCCAGGATCACTGCAGAAGGAAATTGAACGTATACTAGATAAAACCGAGCCCCGGGAGGTGGAAAAAATGATCACCAACATTGAGCGGACGCTGGACGAGATGCAAAGGGCGGCTGAAGCAAGGGGAATGGAAAAAGGTCAAACAAAAGGCAAACTTGAAGGTAAAGTCGAAACAGCCAGAGCTGCATTAAGAGAAGGTTTAAATGTTGATATTATCTGTAAAATAACCGGACTGTCCCTGGAGACCATAATGGAACTAAAGAAAGATCTAGAAAACTAA
- a CDS encoding radical SAM protein — MIVYGPVPSRRLGHSIGINNIPPKTCSYSCIYCQLGRTDRMQVKRREFYKPEEIFHGAELKIKQLNSKNEHVDYFSFVPDGEPTLDINLGTEIDLLRYFDIKIAVITNASLIWMDDVKEDLMKADWVSVSIDAVDEDTWRKIDRPHGSLRQQDIFNGIIEFSKTYKGTLVTETMLVDGVNDHDACIKKVAEHLGVIHPKKAYLLVPTRPPAENSIKRSSRESLVNAAEIIRSISGAHVECITGDEKEEGFFFSEDIVNDLLSISSVHPVREDIVNEILEKRNVDKAVIDDLLKRDMIVEFLYEGKKFYRKNLKNKQKT, encoded by the coding sequence ATGATTGTTTACGGGCCGGTGCCATCAAGACGCTTAGGCCACAGTATTGGAATAAATAATATTCCACCGAAGACTTGCTCATACTCCTGTATTTATTGTCAACTCGGAAGAACTGACAGAATGCAGGTAAAAAGACGTGAATTTTATAAGCCGGAAGAAATTTTTCATGGAGCTGAATTAAAAATTAAACAGCTCAATAGTAAAAATGAACATGTCGATTATTTTTCGTTTGTCCCTGACGGGGAACCAACTCTTGATATAAACCTGGGAACAGAGATTGACCTTTTGAGATATTTTGATATAAAAATAGCAGTTATAACCAATGCATCGCTTATTTGGATGGATGATGTAAAGGAAGATTTGATGAAAGCGGACTGGGTATCTGTAAGCATCGATGCTGTGGATGAGGATACCTGGCGTAAAATAGACAGGCCACACGGCTCATTGAGACAACAGGATATTTTTAATGGCATTATTGAGTTTTCTAAAACATATAAAGGCACACTTGTTACTGAGACTATGCTTGTAGACGGTGTAAATGATCATGATGCATGCATAAAAAAGGTGGCGGAGCATTTGGGGGTGATACATCCGAAAAAGGCTTATTTATTGGTCCCTACCCGCCCGCCAGCAGAAAACAGCATCAAAAGATCTTCAAGAGAGAGCCTTGTCAATGCTGCCGAAATCATTCGGAGCATATCCGGAGCGCATGTTGAATGCATAACCGGCGATGAAAAAGAAGAAGGTTTTTTCTTTAGCGAGGATATTGTCAATGATCTTTTAAGCATTTCATCTGTACACCCGGTTCGAGAAGATATTGTTAACGAAATTCTCGAAAAAAGGAATGTAGATAAAGCAGTGATAGACGATCTGCTAAAACGGGATATGATTGTTGAGTTTTTGTATGAAGGGAAAAAGTTTTACAGAAAAAACTTAAAAAATAAACAAAAAACATAA
- the pdxS gene encoding pyridoxal 5'-phosphate synthase lyase subunit PdxS gives MVEKGTWTVKKGMAEMLKGGVIMDVTTPEQAKIAEDAGACAVMALERVPADIRAAGGVARMADPTIIQRIMGAVTIPVMAKARIGHFVEAQILESLGVDYIDESEVLTPADETHHINKHAYRVPFVCGARNLGEALRRISEGAAMIRTKGEPGTGNVVEAARHMRMVMGEIRRVQHLPKEELMSAAKEMGAPYDLLAQVAEMGRLPVVNFAAGGIATPADAAFMMQLGCDGIFVGSGIFKSNNPTARAKAIVAATTHYNDPQILTEVSKDLGEAMPGLEIATILPEQRMQDRGW, from the coding sequence ATGGTCGAAAAAGGAACCTGGACTGTTAAAAAAGGCATGGCGGAAATGCTAAAGGGTGGAGTGATTATGGATGTCACAACCCCAGAGCAGGCTAAGATAGCGGAAGATGCGGGTGCTTGCGCCGTGATGGCCCTGGAGCGTGTCCCGGCGGATATCCGGGCTGCCGGGGGAGTAGCCAGAATGGCAGACCCCACCATCATCCAGCGGATAATGGGTGCTGTAACTATCCCGGTCATGGCGAAAGCGCGTATCGGCCACTTTGTCGAAGCGCAGATCCTAGAGTCTCTGGGCGTGGATTATATTGACGAAAGTGAAGTGCTGACCCCGGCAGATGAAACCCACCATATCAACAAACATGCCTATAGAGTGCCCTTTGTTTGCGGTGCCAGAAATCTGGGTGAGGCGTTAAGGAGGATCAGCGAGGGAGCGGCAATGATCCGGACCAAGGGAGAGCCCGGCACCGGCAACGTTGTAGAAGCCGCCAGGCATATGCGGATGGTAATGGGTGAAATCCGCAGGGTTCAGCATTTGCCCAAAGAGGAACTTATGTCTGCGGCCAAGGAAATGGGTGCGCCGTACGATCTGCTAGCGCAGGTTGCCGAAATGGGTCGCCTGCCCGTGGTGAACTTCGCCGCAGGGGGTATTGCCACTCCAGCAGACGCCGCGTTCATGATGCAACTGGGTTGCGACGGCATCTTTGTGGGGTCCGGCATATTCAAGTCCAATAACCCAACTGCCCGGGCCAAGGCCATTGTGGCCGCCACCACCCATTACAACGACCCGCAAATCCTGACAGAGGTATCCAAGGATCTGGGCGAAGCCATGCCCGGCCTGGAGATAGCCACAATTTTGCCAGAGCAAAGGATGCAGGACCGCGGGTGGTAG
- a CDS encoding exonuclease domain-containing protein, with protein MLIQGGKIQSKQSYHRLVNPYRNIPETIVRLTGISQGQVREANSIYQVLPDF; from the coding sequence GTGCTTATCCAGGGAGGCAAGATTCAAAGCAAACAATCTTACCACCGGCTAGTCAATCCCTACCGTAACATCCCGGAAACCATCGTCCGTCTGACGGGGATCAGTCAAGGCCAAGTCAGGGAGGCCAATTCCATTTACCAGGTGCTTCCCGATTTTTAA
- a CDS encoding aspartate aminotransferase family protein, with amino-acid sequence MKEDDFSYHLHPTSSIPDMEAWGGPRIISEGEGVRVKSVEGKTYIDCGAGLWLNNVGTGRKEIVEAASKQMEKLHYFQSFNGYTHPLAIEVAKKFAKMVPVENARIFFTSGGSESNDSAYKLARLYFNLTGRPEKNQIICRTKAYHGVAYGATSATSLPGFWDGFRPLVPGFHHTDHPHCYFCAWGKEEGSCDYECAKAVEEKILEIGPEKVAGFSAEPVIGTGGAIVPPNGYYPRVREICNKYDVLLIADEVICGFGRTGKNFGIENWGVKPDLMMLAKGITSGYIPMGAVALTGKIYEPIKKHGIFMHGYTYTGHPVACAAALANLEIVEKENLVENARIKGEILRQKVRALDLPCIGEVRGIGMINGVQLVKNRETREKFAPSVGFAKRVSFLGWENGLILRPLIDDALQLSPSLIISETEIDELVEKLETSIKQAWEEYLANDEKTL; translated from the coding sequence ATGAAAGAAGATGATTTCAGTTACCATCTACATCCTACCAGCTCTATCCCCGATATGGAGGCTTGGGGTGGTCCGCGCATTATCTCGGAGGGGGAGGGGGTAAGGGTAAAAAGTGTTGAGGGGAAAACCTATATTGACTGTGGTGCTGGGCTCTGGCTGAATAATGTTGGAACCGGAAGAAAGGAAATCGTTGAGGCAGCTAGCAAACAAATGGAAAAGCTTCATTATTTTCAATCCTTCAATGGGTACACTCATCCTTTGGCTATTGAAGTTGCCAAAAAGTTTGCGAAAATGGTACCCGTGGAGAACGCGAGAATTTTCTTCACTAGTGGTGGTTCCGAGTCAAATGATTCAGCTTATAAACTTGCCCGTCTCTATTTTAATCTAACAGGCAGACCCGAAAAGAATCAAATAATTTGCAGAACAAAGGCTTATCATGGTGTTGCCTATGGAGCTACCAGTGCTACTTCTTTACCCGGTTTTTGGGATGGGTTCAGGCCCTTGGTACCTGGCTTTCATCATACCGACCATCCTCATTGCTATTTTTGCGCGTGGGGAAAGGAAGAAGGAAGTTGTGATTACGAATGTGCCAAAGCAGTGGAGGAAAAGATTCTTGAAATTGGCCCTGAAAAAGTAGCCGGTTTTTCTGCGGAGCCTGTAATCGGTACGGGTGGTGCTATTGTTCCTCCTAATGGATATTATCCGAGGGTTCGGGAAATTTGTAACAAGTATGATGTCTTATTGATAGCCGACGAAGTGATTTGCGGTTTCGGTCGGACCGGAAAAAACTTTGGCATTGAAAACTGGGGCGTTAAACCGGATCTGATGATGCTGGCAAAAGGAATCACCAGCGGATATATTCCGATGGGTGCTGTGGCACTGACGGGGAAGATCTACGAACCGATTAAAAAACATGGTATTTTTATGCACGGCTATACCTATACCGGCCATCCTGTGGCATGTGCTGCGGCATTGGCGAACCTAGAAATTGTGGAAAAAGAAAACCTTGTCGAAAATGCCCGGATCAAAGGTGAAATCCTTCGTCAGAAGGTCAGGGCCTTAGATTTACCTTGTATTGGTGAGGTAAGGGGTATTGGAATGATTAACGGGGTTCAATTGGTCAAAAACCGCGAAACCAGGGAAAAGTTTGCACCCAGCGTCGGTTTTGCCAAGAGAGTTTCTTTCCTCGGTTGGGAAAACGGATTAATTCTCCGGCCACTGATTGATGATGCACTCCAGTTGTCCCCATCGCTGATTATCAGTGAAACCGAAATCGACGAACTTGTAGAAAAATTGGAAACTTCCATCAAACAAGCCTGGGAGGAATACTTGGCAAACGATGAAAAGACATTGTAA
- the ald gene encoding alanine dehydrogenase, which yields MIVGVPKEIKNNENRVAITPAGVEEMVKAGHQVYIEDRAGVGSGISNEEYVSAGAQLLSDPSDVFAASDLIIKVKEPQPQEWDYFKEGQILFTYLHLATELELTQALLDKKIIGIAYETIQMENGSLPLLKPMSEVAGRMSVQIGARFLEKPQGGKGVLLGGVPGVLPAEVVIIGGGVVGTNAAKMAIGMGANVTIIDKNADRLRYLDDIFGNNIKTLMSNTYNIAQAVSKADLLIGAVLVPGAKAPHLVTEEMVKNMQPTSVIVDVAIDQGGSIATIDRVTTHSSPVYEMYGVVHYAVANMPGAVARTSTFALTNVTLHYALEIANKGYEAAVKENKALALGVNVIDGKLTYEAVAKSLNIEYTPLEKVVVGI from the coding sequence ATGATTGTCGGTGTACCAAAGGAAATTAAGAACAATGAAAACAGGGTAGCAATTACACCCGCAGGCGTTGAAGAGATGGTTAAAGCTGGTCATCAAGTATATATTGAAGATAGGGCGGGTGTTGGCAGCGGCATTAGCAATGAAGAATATGTTTCAGCCGGTGCACAGTTACTCTCGGATCCTTCAGATGTTTTTGCTGCATCTGATCTGATTATAAAAGTTAAAGAGCCCCAACCCCAAGAGTGGGATTATTTTAAAGAAGGTCAGATTCTCTTTACTTACTTGCACCTGGCTACCGAACTAGAACTTACTCAGGCGTTACTTGATAAAAAAATTATAGGTATTGCCTACGAAACCATTCAGATGGAAAACGGTTCACTGCCGTTATTAAAGCCCATGAGCGAAGTAGCTGGCCGAATGTCTGTTCAGATCGGTGCACGGTTCCTCGAAAAGCCCCAGGGTGGCAAAGGTGTACTGCTTGGGGGAGTGCCTGGAGTACTGCCTGCTGAAGTTGTAATTATTGGTGGTGGTGTTGTTGGTACAAACGCTGCCAAAATGGCAATTGGAATGGGTGCCAATGTAACCATTATTGATAAGAATGCTGACAGGTTAAGGTACCTGGATGATATTTTCGGGAACAATATAAAGACTCTCATGTCAAACACCTATAACATTGCTCAAGCTGTATCTAAAGCAGATCTTCTCATCGGTGCGGTTCTCGTTCCGGGTGCTAAAGCTCCTCACCTGGTGACCGAGGAAATGGTTAAGAATATGCAGCCTACCTCTGTAATTGTAGATGTAGCTATTGATCAGGGCGGTTCTATTGCTACTATTGACAGAGTTACTACCCATAGTTCTCCTGTGTATGAAATGTATGGAGTTGTTCATTATGCAGTTGCCAATATGCCTGGTGCAGTCGCAAGGACATCAACTTTTGCGTTGACTAATGTAACACTGCATTATGCGCTGGAAATTGCCAATAAGGGCTATGAAGCTGCTGTCAAAGAAAATAAAGCTTTGGCGCTTGGTGTTAACGTCATAGACGGAAAACTAACCTATGAAGCTGTTGCTAAATCTTTAAATATCGAGTATACACCCCTAGAAAAGGTAGTAGTCGGAATATAG